The following are encoded together in the Humulus lupulus chromosome 5, drHumLupu1.1, whole genome shotgun sequence genome:
- the LOC133777866 gene encoding uncharacterized protein LOC133777866 yields the protein MAFYTDEEEVWKCSKHPSKRRRSGVCPVCLRERLGSLCPDCANVKPCGCCATTSSSSSSSVDGAAGLGSVGRLSNLIESEPAFRRSRSVAIPFLRSRSRFVGGDKISDLGDRSELPPSSAGSRGKASSFWSVFRSSQRSRREEPRCHDVDSVKKIELEEDTAALRKTMMMRSRSVAVPVRSVDSGAGEVKSSKGRSWYFPSPIKVFRQSKISKIVQANSPLYRG from the coding sequence ATGGCGTTCTACACCGACGAAGAGGAGGTATGGAAATGTTCGAAACACCCTTCCAAGCGTCGAAGAAGTGGAGTCTGTCCCGTTTGCCTCCGTGAGCGCCTAGGGAGTCTTTGTCCTGATTGCGCCAACGTCAAACCCTGTGGTTGCTGCGCAACGACGtcgtcttcttcctcttcttccgTCGATGGTGCTGCTGGACTTGGCTCCGTTGGTCGATTGTCGAATCTCATCGAGAGCGAGCCAGCTTTCCGGCGATCGAGGTCAGTAGCCATCCCTTTTCTCCGGTCGAGATCGAGATTCGTCGGTGGGGATAAGATTTCCGACCTCGGCGATCGGTCTGAGCTACCGCCTTCCTCCGCCGGTTCACGCGGGAAAGCGTCGTCGTTTTGGTCCGTCTTTAGGTCGTCTCAGAGGAGCAGGAGAGAAGAGCCTCGTTGCCACGATGTCGATTCGGTTAAGAAAATCGAACTGGAAGAAGACACCGCTGCCTTGCGGAAGACGATGATGATGAGGTCGAGGTCAGTGGCGGTTCCGGTGAGGTCAGTGGATTCCGGTGCCGGTGAGGTAAAATCTTCCAAGGGTCGGAGTTGGTATTTTCCGAGCCCGATTAAGGTTTTCCGGCAATCGAAAATATCTAAAATTGTTCAAGCCAATTCGCCTTTGTACAGAGGTTAA